The Mucilaginibacter rubeus genomic interval TTCAGCGATGATGTATTGCCCGCAACATCTTTCACTACATATTCCACATCGTGGGTAGCATTGTCATCAAACGTGATGATACCGTTATTTACCGATTGCGGATACAACGAAATACGGCTTCCGGGCAGAATGAAACATTTCTGCATCCACCTGCGTGATGATTCGAAAGCTGGGTAATCGATATAAGCATTGATGGCATGGGTTTGATCAAACGCGAAACGCTCGACAGCGAAGGTGTATACCGTTTTACCATCCAGTTTTAGTTCGATAGAATAAACGCCGTTATGATTAAACGATGTGCTGTTCATATCGGTGGTGTTAATACCAAACCCGATATTGCCGCTTAGTTCCAGCGTTTGCGGTTTAATGAGATGGTAATTTCCTCCTGCACCGGTAACGCCTAAAAACTCTTTCGGTGTTTTTTCGCTGAAAGGTTTTCCATTAAGGTGATAGATCCCGATAGAAGTGATCGTCGGCGGTACTTTATCCGGAATGGTTAGCCCGAACAGCTGCGCGTTGATGGTTTCTTCGGTTTTGCTATCGCGGATCTCAAAATGCACATGCGGGCCGGCCGATGCGCCTGCATTACCAGAAATAGCCACAACCTCATCTTTTTTAACCGGAACCTGCGTTGGTGTCAGGTTAAAATCGGCTTCATAGGTTTGATGCTCGTACTGGTATTTTTTAACCAGATCAATAACCGCCGGGCTAAAACTTTCCAAATGGCCATAAACGGTTGTGTATCCGTTAGGATGGGTGATGTAGATAGCCCGTCCAAAACCGCCGAATTGCACACGTACCCTTGATATATAACCTTCGGCAGCGGCGTGTACAGGGTATCCGGTACGTTGATTGGTTTTAAAATCCAGGCCGGAGTGAAAATGCGAAGGCCTAAGCTCGCCAAATGAGC includes:
- a CDS encoding M23 family metallopeptidase, whose amino-acid sequence is MIKKLLVTSAMCLALYSNTFAQNDIIQSRQYPQNYFRYPLDLTPPTTAGSFGELRPSHFHSGLDFKTNQRTGYPVHAAAEGYISRVRVQFGGFGRAIYITHPNGYTTVYGHLESFSPAVIDLVKKYQYEHQTYEADFNLTPTQVPVKKDEVVAISGNAGASAGPHVHFEIRDSKTEETINAQLFGLTIPDKVPPTITSIGIYHLNGKPFSEKTPKEFLGVTGAGGNYHLIKPQTLELSGNIGFGINTTDMNSTSFNHNGVYSIELKLDGKTVYTFAVERFAFDQTHAINAYIDYPAFESSRRWMQKCFILPGSRISLYPQSVNNGIITFDDNATHDVEYVVKDVAGNTSSLKLKVKSAPFTNPQPVKPTGTMFYYDKRSEFSNDKVKVIIMPGNLYDDLDFQYSVSAKPAGAYSAMHHIHNHLTPIHDSYEIWIKPDVDLGKYADKAVIVSSWGGCQGGYFKDGYVISQVSAFGDYYIKVDTVAPVIHPLNIKNGSNMKAARSINFRMSDNLSGIKSYTGTIDGKWVLMEHDYKSKILSYTFNNDIAPGKHVFKLTLVDNKNNFSEFSADFSR